The following proteins are co-located in the Thermoanaerobaculia bacterium genome:
- a CDS encoding TonB-dependent receptor: MAILPSRRNLAAWIAFALLPFTSGAGFAQQAESQAPPAAPAGAAESAATEEETAVVLDEITVTAQKREENVQLVPLSITTLDTAKFNLLTSGAGDVKALSGRVPSLLLESSFGRAFPRFYVRGLGNTDFDLNASQPVSMVVDDVVLENPVVKGMPLFDVARTEVLRGPQGTLFGRNTPAGIVKFDTVRPSQERDGFVSASFGTFNTVDAKAAFGGALTETLSVRASVLYQSQSDWIDNGFTGESDALGGHETGAYRLQLLWEPNERLSALFNIHGWELDGTARVFRANIIKSGTSDLTSDFSQDKVYQDGRNFQEISAQGGAFTLDYKFDFATLTAITGYETLDMLSRGDIDGGFGAVYAPPFGPGFIPFTSESADGIPDLDQFTQEIRLASDTGGAWDWLVGFFYFDESLQADSFSYDTLGGGVQDGYAFQVQDTESWALFTSVDFRPTDRWSLKGGLRYTTDEKEFSVERPDPTFQTPTAGPIRASTDADLVTWDLSANYEATETVNFYGRAGTGFRAPSIQGRILFCADFQGGTNPATNCVSIADEEEVLSFEVGMKSELLDRKLRLNLALYEFTVDGQQLVAVGGQFNTATLLNADQSKGYGFEADIDWMPAAHWLINLGGSYNHTEIDDPSLGVTPCGGGCTVLDPIVGGLARVDGNPLPHAPEWIVNGIVDYRRPAGSGLFSASLDWAYHSEKSFFLYESKEFNGDSLEIGARVAYAFSDARYELAIFGRNLTDEEIVQNGIDFNNLTGMTNDPRTVGVEFVFSF, translated from the coding sequence ATGGCCATCTTGCCGTCGCGGAGAAACCTCGCAGCCTGGATCGCTTTCGCCCTCCTGCCGTTCACAAGCGGCGCCGGCTTCGCCCAGCAGGCGGAAAGCCAGGCGCCGCCTGCGGCGCCCGCCGGGGCCGCCGAGTCCGCCGCCACGGAAGAGGAGACCGCGGTCGTCCTCGACGAGATCACCGTCACGGCGCAGAAGCGGGAAGAGAACGTCCAACTCGTGCCGCTTTCGATCACCACCCTCGACACGGCGAAGTTCAACCTCCTGACCTCCGGCGCCGGTGACGTCAAGGCCCTCTCTGGACGGGTCCCGAGTCTCCTGCTCGAGTCCTCTTTCGGCCGCGCCTTCCCGCGTTTCTATGTGCGCGGCCTCGGCAACACCGACTTCGACTTGAACGCCTCGCAGCCGGTCTCGATGGTGGTCGACGACGTCGTCCTCGAGAACCCGGTGGTCAAGGGCATGCCGCTCTTCGACGTCGCGCGCACCGAAGTCCTGCGCGGCCCCCAGGGGACGCTTTTCGGGCGCAACACCCCCGCCGGCATCGTGAAGTTCGACACCGTCCGGCCGTCCCAGGAGCGCGACGGTTTCGTCAGCGCTTCGTTCGGAACGTTCAACACCGTCGACGCCAAGGCGGCGTTCGGCGGCGCCCTCACCGAGACGCTTTCCGTGCGGGCCTCGGTGCTCTACCAGTCGCAGTCCGACTGGATCGACAACGGTTTCACCGGTGAAAGTGACGCCCTGGGCGGCCACGAGACCGGCGCCTACCGCCTGCAGCTCCTCTGGGAGCCCAACGAGCGCCTGAGCGCGCTGTTCAACATCCACGGCTGGGAGCTCGACGGGACGGCGCGCGTCTTCCGCGCCAACATCATCAAGTCGGGGACCAGCGACCTGACGAGCGACTTCTCGCAGGACAAGGTCTACCAGGACGGCCGCAACTTCCAGGAGATCAGCGCCCAGGGCGGCGCCTTCACGCTCGACTACAAGTTCGACTTCGCGACTCTCACCGCCATCACCGGCTACGAGACGCTCGACATGCTGAGCCGGGGCGACATCGACGGCGGCTTTGGAGCGGTCTATGCGCCGCCCTTCGGCCCCGGGTTCATCCCCTTCACCTCCGAGTCGGCCGACGGCATTCCGGACCTCGACCAGTTCACCCAGGAGATCCGTCTGGCGAGTGACACGGGAGGCGCCTGGGACTGGCTCGTCGGCTTCTTCTATTTCGACGAGAGCCTCCAGGCCGACAGCTTCAGCTACGACACGCTCGGCGGAGGCGTCCAGGACGGGTACGCCTTCCAGGTCCAGGACACCGAATCCTGGGCGCTCTTCACTTCGGTCGATTTCCGGCCGACCGATCGCTGGTCGCTCAAGGGCGGCCTGCGCTACACCACCGACGAGAAGGAGTTCTCGGTCGAGCGCCCGGACCCGACCTTCCAGACCCCGACGGCGGGACCGATCCGGGCGTCGACCGACGCCGACCTCGTCACCTGGGACCTCTCGGCGAACTACGAGGCCACCGAGACCGTGAACTTCTACGGCCGCGCCGGCACCGGTTTCCGCGCCCCGTCGATCCAGGGGCGCATCCTGTTCTGCGCCGACTTCCAGGGCGGCACGAACCCGGCGACGAACTGCGTCTCGATCGCCGACGAGGAGGAGGTGCTGTCGTTCGAGGTCGGCATGAAGAGCGAGCTGCTCGACCGCAAGCTCCGGCTGAACCTCGCTCTCTACGAGTTCACCGTCGACGGCCAGCAGCTCGTCGCCGTCGGCGGGCAGTTCAACACCGCGACGCTCCTCAACGCCGACCAGAGCAAGGGCTACGGCTTCGAGGCCGACATCGACTGGATGCCGGCCGCCCACTGGCTGATCAACCTGGGTGGCAGCTACAACCACACCGAGATCGACGATCCGAGCCTCGGGGTGACCCCTTGCGGCGGCGGCTGCACGGTGCTCGACCCGATCGTCGGCGGCCTGGCGCGCGTCGACGGCAACCCCCTGCCGCATGCGCCGGAGTGGATCGTGAACGGCATCGTCGACTACCGGCGCCCGGCCGGTTCAGGCCTCTTCTCCGCCAGCCTCGACTGGGCCTACCACAGCGAGAAGAGCTTCTTCCTCTACGAGTCGAAGGAGTTCAACGGCGACTCGCTCGAGATCGGCGCCCGCGTCGCCTATGCCTTCTCCGACGCGCGCTACGAGCTGGCGATCTTCGGCCGCAACCTGACCGACGAAGAGATCGTCCAGAACGGCATCGACTTCAACAACCTGACCGGCATGACGAACGACCCGCGGACGGTCGGCGTCGAGTTCGTCTTCAGCTTCTGA
- a CDS encoding DNA-3-methyladenine glycosylase 2 family protein produces MARLIREVGPCRLTIAPRQTPYQALLESVVYQQLTGKAAATIYARVCASFGSRRCPGPEKIADAPEELLRAAGLSRSKVAAVKDLAQKSLAGEIPTRRAAEKLSDSELVERLTSVRGIGTWTVEMFLIFTLGRPDVLPLDDYGVRKGFARTFGREVLPKPKELLALGEKWRPYRTAASWYLWRALELEAKS; encoded by the coding sequence ATGGCGCGGCTCATCCGCGAGGTCGGCCCCTGCCGGCTCACGATCGCACCGCGGCAGACCCCCTACCAGGCGTTGCTCGAGTCGGTGGTCTACCAGCAGCTGACCGGCAAGGCGGCCGCGACGATCTATGCCCGAGTCTGCGCGAGCTTCGGCTCGCGCCGCTGCCCCGGTCCGGAGAAGATCGCCGACGCCCCCGAGGAGCTCCTGCGGGCCGCGGGGCTGTCGCGCAGCAAAGTCGCCGCGGTCAAGGATCTGGCGCAGAAGTCGTTGGCCGGAGAGATTCCCACCCGGCGGGCGGCCGAGAAACTCTCGGACAGCGAGCTCGTCGAGCGCCTGACGAGCGTCCGCGGCATCGGCACCTGGACGGTCGAGATGTTCCTGATCTTCACTCTCGGCCGGCCGGACGTGCTGCCGCTCGACGACTACGGCGTACGCAAGGGCTTCGCCCGCACATTCGGGAGGGAGGTCCTGCCCAAGCCCAAGGAACTGCTCGCGCTCGGAGAAAAGTGGCGACCGTATCGAACCGCCGCCAGCTGGTACCTCTGGCGCGCGCTCGAGCTCGAAGCGAAGAGCTGA
- the dctP gene encoding TRAP transporter substrate-binding protein DctP — protein MNRTDTSRHRPARLTVAAAWLLALLSLTTALHAQTLKMATLAPQGSIWDQAIRAMGERWAKETAGRVQLRIYAGGVAGDESDAMRKTRAGQFQGLAITVAGLTEIDSAFNVFQIPMYFESFEELYFVLAELRPALEARLAAKGYVLLHWGHGGWIHLFSRQPIRTLADLKQQKLFVWAGDDSAVQAWKKNGYQPVPLAATDILLGFQTKMIDVVPTTPIAALSLQWYRQTPYMLGMGLAPLVGGVVLTKGAWDKISPADQALVLAAAKATEKGLEAEVPRQDKSAIDQMSQRGLSVVEIGAEEQKSWRGEAQRFAVAARDGRVPAEILAAAEAAIAKFRSRPAAAPGGGAGN, from the coding sequence ATGAATAGAACTGACACGTCCCGGCACCGGCCGGCGCGACTCACGGTCGCCGCGGCATGGCTGCTGGCGCTCCTCTCTCTCACAACGGCCCTCCACGCGCAGACGCTCAAGATGGCGACGCTCGCCCCGCAGGGCTCGATCTGGGATCAGGCCATCCGCGCGATGGGCGAGCGCTGGGCGAAGGAGACCGCGGGGAGGGTGCAACTGCGGATCTACGCCGGAGGGGTCGCCGGCGACGAGTCGGATGCGATGAGGAAGACCCGGGCCGGACAGTTCCAGGGTCTGGCGATCACGGTGGCCGGGCTGACGGAGATCGACAGCGCGTTCAACGTCTTCCAGATTCCGATGTACTTCGAGAGTTTCGAGGAGCTCTATTTCGTGCTCGCCGAGCTGCGCCCGGCGCTCGAGGCGCGGCTGGCGGCGAAGGGCTACGTGCTGCTGCACTGGGGGCACGGCGGCTGGATCCACCTCTTCTCGCGCCAGCCGATTCGCACCCTGGCCGACTTGAAGCAGCAGAAGCTCTTCGTCTGGGCGGGGGACGACAGCGCGGTGCAGGCGTGGAAGAAGAACGGCTATCAGCCGGTGCCCCTCGCCGCCACCGACATTCTGCTCGGCTTCCAGACCAAGATGATCGACGTCGTTCCGACGACGCCGATCGCCGCGCTTTCGCTGCAGTGGTACCGCCAGACGCCCTACATGCTCGGCATGGGCCTGGCCCCGCTGGTGGGCGGCGTCGTGCTCACGAAGGGCGCCTGGGACAAGATCTCGCCCGCCGACCAGGCCTTGGTCCTCGCGGCGGCGAAGGCGACCGAGAAAGGGCTCGAAGCCGAGGTTCCGCGGCAGGACAAGAGTGCCATCGACCAGATGAGCCAGCGTGGACTGTCGGTCGTCGAGATCGGTGCAGAGGAGCAGAAGTCCTGGCGCGGCGAGGCGCAGCGATTCGCCGTCGCGGCGCGCGACGGACGGGTGCCGGCGGAGATCCTCGCCGCGGCGGAGGCCGCGATTGCGAAGTTCCGTTCCCGCCCGGCGGCGGCTCCGGGCGGAGGGGCTGGCAACTGA
- a CDS encoding diacylglycerol kinase family lipid kinase → MLLNPAAGRGRGRRSIAAITAAARRHGIEVEVPESAADLTACARRAAGDGIERLLVGGGDGTWHQAARGLAGSACALAPIALGTGNDLARELGFPLDPIAAIGRAVEGPVTRIDLGRAGEGIFCGVAGSGFDSQCAEYAKSVRRLRGPLVYVWSVIRVLARFTPLRATLDHDGGRFEGEVMFVSLANTRWFGGGMHIAPHADATDGLLDVVIVHRVSRLRLLSVFPRVYSGRHLTHPAVSILRTSRARLAFDRPSMLYGDGEAITPVPMASLSGDAAGGLAVSLEPKRLAVVRSQEGRLA, encoded by the coding sequence ATGCTCCTCAATCCTGCCGCCGGGCGCGGCCGCGGCCGGCGCTCGATTGCGGCGATCACCGCGGCGGCGCGCCGGCACGGCATCGAGGTCGAGGTTCCGGAGAGTGCGGCGGATCTGACGGCGTGCGCGCGGCGCGCCGCCGGTGACGGGATCGAGCGCCTGCTGGTCGGCGGCGGCGACGGCACCTGGCACCAGGCGGCGCGCGGCCTCGCCGGCAGCGCCTGCGCGCTCGCCCCGATCGCCCTCGGTACCGGCAACGATCTGGCGCGGGAGCTCGGCTTTCCGCTCGACCCGATCGCGGCGATCGGTCGCGCCGTCGAGGGTCCGGTCACCCGCATCGACCTCGGCCGGGCTGGCGAGGGGATCTTCTGCGGCGTCGCCGGTTCGGGCTTCGACAGCCAGTGCGCCGAGTACGCGAAGAGCGTCCGCCGGTTGCGCGGCCCGCTGGTCTATGTCTGGTCGGTGATCCGGGTGCTGGCGCGCTTCACGCCGCTCCGCGCGACGCTCGACCACGACGGCGGGAGGTTCGAGGGCGAGGTCATGTTCGTCTCGCTCGCCAACACCCGCTGGTTCGGCGGCGGCATGCACATCGCTCCGCACGCCGACGCGACCGATGGACTGCTCGACGTGGTGATCGTGCACCGCGTCTCTCGCCTGCGGCTGCTTTCGGTCTTTCCGCGCGTCTACTCCGGCAGGCACCTCACGCACCCGGCGGTTTCGATCCTGCGCACCAGCCGGGCCCGCCTCGCTTTCGATCGTCCGTCGATGCTCTATGGCGACGGCGAAGCGATCACCCCGGTGCCGATGGCTTCGTTGTCCGGCGATGCGGCCGGCGGACTCGCAGTGAGCCTCGAGCCGAAGCGGCTCGCCGTCGTGCGCTCGCAGGAGGGAAGGCTAGCGTGA
- a CDS encoding (2Fe-2S) ferredoxin domain-containing protein translates to MPKPQSQVLVCVNERGPDSEKPCCAARDGLSVYQAFKDLVRARGLRDEVLVTRTGCLKHCSRGVTVVVWPGNLWFAGVTLGDVPEILERSALAGEAVERLAMPPGPWE, encoded by the coding sequence ATGCCGAAGCCGCAATCCCAGGTGCTGGTGTGCGTGAACGAACGCGGTCCGGACTCCGAGAAACCCTGCTGCGCCGCGCGCGACGGGCTCTCCGTCTATCAGGCATTCAAGGACCTGGTGCGAGCCCGCGGGCTCAGGGACGAGGTGCTGGTGACACGCACCGGCTGCCTCAAGCACTGCAGCCGCGGGGTCACCGTGGTGGTCTGGCCGGGGAATCTCTGGTTCGCCGGCGTGACGCTGGGCGACGTCCCCGAGATCCTCGAGCGCTCGGCGCTCGCCGGCGAGGCGGTCGAACGCCTGGCGATGCCACCCGGCCCATGGGAGTGA
- a CDS encoding carbohydrate-binding family 9-like protein, with translation MGVTPPRVGVVHLGAGRTELTAFVRADGRAQACWPTQVELAWEESHLHVRFHCCDDDAWGTFTERDDPLWQQEVVELFLAPGEAVPTRYFEFELSPAGVLFDARVFNPHGDRIGMQVDTQWNCSGLEWGAEPTGERADWRAHLAIPWRGLDLAAPPSTLRANFYRIERPHGGEPEFSCWSPTFTSPADFHRPSRFGVLDLIR, from the coding sequence ATGGGAGTGACGCCCCCGCGGGTCGGCGTCGTCCACCTTGGCGCTGGCCGGACGGAGCTCACCGCGTTCGTGCGTGCCGATGGCCGGGCGCAGGCGTGCTGGCCGACGCAGGTCGAGCTCGCGTGGGAGGAGTCGCACCTCCACGTCCGTTTCCACTGCTGCGACGACGACGCCTGGGGCACCTTCACCGAGCGCGACGACCCGCTCTGGCAGCAGGAGGTCGTGGAGCTCTTTCTCGCTCCGGGCGAGGCGGTGCCGACCCGTTACTTCGAGTTCGAGCTCAGCCCGGCCGGTGTGCTGTTCGATGCTCGGGTCTTCAATCCCCACGGCGATCGCATCGGCATGCAGGTCGACACGCAATGGAACTGCAGCGGCCTCGAGTGGGGCGCCGAACCGACCGGCGAGCGTGCCGACTGGCGTGCCCACCTCGCCATCCCATGGCGCGGCCTCGATCTCGCAGCGCCGCCGTCGACGCTCAGGGCCAACTTCTACCGCATCGAGCGTCCGCACGGCGGAGAGCCGGAGTTCTCGTGCTGGTCGCCGACCTTCACTTCGCCCGCCGATTTCCATCGTCCGAGTCGATTCGGCGTTCTCGACCTGATCCGCTAG
- a CDS encoding TonB-dependent receptor: MKRLQRVLAAGLMSAAFAATVWAQTDVTTTRVSGTISAEDGSVLPGVAVTATNLATGLVVTATTDGEGFYRLLNLPTGNYSFTAALDGFATSSRADVRLVLGSTPTIDFTMQVSAIVETIDVTSEIAVIEVTNTSNSTTILTEQIEKMPLASRDFRNLVLLTPQTRFDSERGNLAISGQRGINTNVTLDGVDFNNAFFGGTVGGAEGRAPLSVSQESIKEFSVITNGASVEFGRSGGGFVNVITKSGTNNLHGSAFYYNQPQSLISDFANGTEPADQEKDQYGGSIGGRIVSDKLFYFLSYDEVNKSETVPIDPRVLDAGVFARYPELASPDTYTFGQDGDVLFGRLDWQPTQEHRLMLRGNFTNYTGVNGTSSATTRTESYNGIEGLDTEAWVASYSSQWGNNVLNDLNINYIVEDTPREDKGLDLPDFQVSGLGAYGEVSFLPIVSTTERKGIADTVTWLTGDHILKFGGEYNDTSIDQIFKGNWRGVFRFNSRADFLAGRWASYNQFGGLGGLTADEAGRADFGQKETALFIQDQWFMKSNLTISAGVRFESQDNPNDPILNPRDRNANGSYNLSTEIPDADITDQISPRFGLTWSPGDQKSVLRFSAGRFWSRTPAILMAQLFTSNGLQGTQYQINAPTGPGGAVLPPTDPLAPGWGTNFTVSGTERIDFTRVPTPRAPGVFTIDEDFENSYTDRLTLGFEREVASQTVVGMDITYAEAKQLQRLTDTNLQYDGTLAANGLPRYSRTRPNAYYGRVTTSLSDAESAFTGITVLAKRRMSAGFQYYAAITWSQDKDHDSNERNFAGIQAEDVNNLDLNYGVSNRDQAWRGLLSGLWDTGWWGINVAGSFRYATGSPWTITAGSDVNLDTNNVDRPTILGVHQERNGERQPDGYSLDLRIGKDITVGPGVIGIFAECFNCTDAANRFIPGVNMSWGNAAGSTPTNANFGKETGFGTPRTIQFGVRFDF, from the coding sequence ATGAAGAGGTTGCAGAGGGTTCTCGCAGCAGGCCTGATGTCCGCGGCGTTCGCCGCGACGGTCTGGGCCCAGACCGACGTCACCACCACGCGCGTCTCCGGCACGATCAGCGCCGAGGACGGATCAGTCCTCCCGGGCGTCGCGGTCACGGCGACGAATCTCGCGACCGGCCTGGTCGTGACCGCCACCACCGACGGCGAAGGCTTCTACCGCCTGTTGAACCTGCCGACCGGCAACTACAGCTTCACCGCCGCGCTCGACGGCTTCGCCACCTCCAGCCGGGCGGATGTCCGCCTGGTCCTCGGCTCGACGCCGACGATCGACTTCACGATGCAGGTCTCGGCGATCGTCGAGACGATCGACGTGACCTCGGAGATCGCGGTCATCGAGGTGACCAACACCTCGAACTCGACGACGATTCTCACCGAGCAGATCGAGAAGATGCCGCTCGCCTCGCGCGACTTCCGCAACCTCGTCCTCCTGACGCCGCAGACGCGGTTCGACAGCGAGCGCGGCAACCTCGCGATCTCGGGCCAGCGCGGCATCAACACCAACGTCACCCTCGACGGCGTGGACTTCAACAACGCCTTCTTCGGCGGCACGGTGGGCGGCGCCGAAGGCCGCGCTCCGCTCTCCGTCTCGCAGGAGTCGATCAAGGAGTTCTCGGTCATCACCAACGGCGCCTCGGTCGAGTTCGGGCGCTCGGGCGGCGGCTTCGTCAACGTGATCACCAAGAGCGGCACCAACAACCTGCACGGCTCGGCCTTCTACTACAACCAGCCGCAGAGCCTGATCTCCGACTTCGCCAACGGCACCGAGCCGGCCGACCAGGAGAAGGACCAGTACGGCGGCTCGATCGGCGGCCGGATCGTCAGCGACAAGCTGTTCTACTTCCTCTCCTACGACGAAGTGAACAAGAGCGAGACGGTGCCGATCGATCCGCGCGTTCTGGACGCCGGAGTTTTCGCGCGCTATCCCGAGCTCGCCTCCCCGGACACCTATACCTTCGGTCAGGATGGTGACGTGCTCTTCGGCCGCCTCGACTGGCAGCCGACGCAGGAGCACCGCCTGATGCTGCGCGGCAACTTCACCAACTACACCGGCGTGAACGGCACCTCGAGCGCCACCACCCGCACCGAGTCGTACAACGGCATCGAAGGCCTCGACACCGAGGCCTGGGTCGCCAGCTACAGCTCGCAGTGGGGCAACAACGTGCTCAACGACCTGAACATCAACTACATCGTCGAAGACACGCCGCGCGAAGACAAGGGCCTCGACCTGCCGGACTTCCAGGTCTCCGGCCTGGGCGCCTACGGCGAGGTGTCGTTCCTGCCGATCGTCTCGACCACCGAGCGCAAGGGCATCGCCGACACGGTGACCTGGCTGACCGGCGACCACATCCTGAAGTTCGGCGGTGAGTACAACGACACCAGCATCGACCAGATCTTCAAGGGCAACTGGCGCGGCGTCTTCCGGTTCAACAGCCGCGCCGATTTCCTGGCCGGCCGCTGGGCCTCCTACAACCAGTTCGGCGGTCTGGGCGGCCTGACGGCCGACGAGGCCGGCCGGGCGGACTTCGGTCAGAAGGAGACGGCGCTCTTCATCCAGGACCAGTGGTTCATGAAGTCGAACTTGACGATCTCGGCGGGCGTCCGTTTCGAGAGCCAGGACAATCCGAACGACCCGATCCTGAACCCGCGGGATCGCAACGCCAACGGCTCCTACAACCTGTCGACCGAGATCCCCGACGCCGACATCACCGACCAGATCTCGCCGCGCTTCGGCCTCACCTGGTCGCCGGGCGACCAGAAGTCGGTCCTGCGATTCTCGGCCGGCCGTTTCTGGTCGCGGACGCCGGCGATTCTGATGGCCCAGCTCTTCACCTCGAACGGCCTGCAGGGAACCCAGTACCAGATCAACGCGCCGACCGGACCGGGCGGCGCTGTGCTGCCGCCGACCGATCCGCTGGCGCCCGGCTGGGGGACGAACTTCACGGTTTCGGGTACCGAGCGTATCGACTTCACTCGGGTTCCGACGCCACGCGCGCCGGGAGTCTTCACTATCGACGAGGATTTCGAGAATTCGTACACCGACCGGCTCACCCTCGGCTTCGAGCGTGAAGTGGCCTCGCAGACCGTCGTCGGCATGGACATCACCTATGCCGAGGCGAAGCAGCTGCAGCGCCTCACGGACACCAACCTGCAGTACGACGGCACGCTGGCGGCGAACGGACTGCCGCGCTACAGCCGGACCCGCCCGAACGCCTACTACGGTCGCGTCACGACCAGCCTCTCGGACGCCGAGTCGGCGTTCACCGGCATCACCGTGCTCGCCAAGCGCCGGATGAGCGCCGGATTCCAGTACTACGCGGCGATCACCTGGTCGCAGGACAAGGATCACGACTCGAACGAGCGCAACTTCGCCGGCATCCAGGCCGAGGACGTCAACAATCTCGACCTGAACTACGGCGTCTCGAACCGCGACCAGGCCTGGCGCGGTCTCTTGAGCGGTCTCTGGGACACCGGCTGGTGGGGGATCAATGTCGCGGGTTCGTTCCGCTATGCGACCGGTTCGCCGTGGACCATCACCGCGGGCTCGGACGTGAACCTCGACACCAACAACGTCGACCGTCCGACCATCCTCGGCGTGCATCAGGAAAGGAACGGCGAGCGTCAGCCCGACGGCTACTCGCTCGACCTGCGGATCGGCAAGGACATCACCGTCGGCCCCGGCGTCATCGGCATCTTCGCCGAGTGCTTCAACTGCACGGATGCGGCGAACCGCTTCATCCCGGGCGTCAACATGTCCTGGGGCAACGCCGCCGGTTCCACGCCGACGAACGCGAACTTCGGCAAGGAGACCGGTTTCGGCACGCCGCGCACCATCCAGTTCGGCGTCCGTTTCGACTTCTGA